The proteins below come from a single Oscillospiraceae bacterium genomic window:
- the carA gene encoding glutamine-hydrolyzing carbamoyl-phosphate synthase small subunit: protein MQAYLILANGRVFRGVSVGCPGTTIGEVVFATGMVGFEETLTDPSYYGQIITQTYPLIGNYGMNSEDVESGKIWAKGYIVREACKKPSNFRSEETLDSFLKKNGIIGIEGIDTRSLTRTLRESGVMNGAITTEFDPDAEPEKKAALLPEIAAYAVVNAVKAVTCSEAKTYEPTAAGACGDTPLHVALLDLGCKNNIVRCLQKRGCRVTVLPGTATAAQLAALNPDGLMLSNGPGDPAENVEIIANIREMLDTGIPTFGICLGHQLTALAAGAKTCKLKYGHRGANQPVSHVGKGRTFITSQNHGYAVEAETLPAEVGKMSYFNANDGTCEGVDYFRWNCFTVQFHPEANGGPKDTEFLFDEFVSRMLAAKGVIDNA from the coding sequence ATGCAGGCATATCTGATATTGGCAAACGGCCGGGTTTTCCGCGGTGTCAGCGTGGGCTGCCCCGGCACAACCATCGGTGAGGTCGTTTTCGCCACCGGTATGGTCGGCTTTGAGGAAACGCTGACCGACCCCAGCTACTACGGCCAGATCATCACCCAGACCTACCCCCTGATCGGCAACTACGGCATGAACAGCGAGGATGTCGAGAGCGGCAAGATCTGGGCCAAGGGCTATATCGTGCGCGAGGCATGCAAAAAGCCCTCCAACTTCCGCAGTGAGGAAACGCTGGATTCCTTCCTGAAAAAGAACGGCATCATCGGCATTGAGGGCATCGACACCCGAAGCCTGACCCGCACCCTGCGCGAGAGCGGCGTCATGAACGGTGCCATCACGACTGAGTTCGACCCCGATGCCGAGCCGGAGAAGAAGGCGGCGCTGCTGCCTGAGATCGCCGCCTACGCTGTCGTCAACGCCGTCAAGGCCGTCACCTGCAGCGAGGCCAAGACCTATGAGCCGACCGCGGCCGGTGCCTGCGGCGACACCCCGCTGCATGTTGCCCTGCTTGATCTGGGCTGCAAGAACAACATCGTGCGCTGCCTGCAGAAGCGCGGCTGCCGCGTGACCGTTCTGCCCGGCACCGCCACCGCCGCCCAGCTGGCCGCGCTGAATCCCGACGGCCTGATGCTCTCCAACGGCCCCGGCGACCCGGCCGAAAATGTCGAGATCATCGCCAACATCCGTGAGATGCTCGACACCGGCATCCCGACCTTCGGCATCTGCTTAGGGCACCAGCTGACTGCACTGGCAGCCGGTGCCAAGACCTGCAAGCTCAAGTACGGCCATCGCGGCGCCAACCAGCCCGTCAGCCATGTCGGCAAGGGCCGCACCTTCATCACCAGCCAGAACCACGGCTATGCGGTCGAGGCTGAGACCCTGCCCGCGGAAGTGGGCAAGATGAGCTACTTCAATGCCAACGACGGCACCTGCGAGGGCGTTGACTACTTCCGCTGGAACTGCTTTACGGTGCAGTTCCACCCCGAGGCCAACGGCGGCCCCAAGGACACCGAATTTCTGTTTGATGAGTTTGTCAGCCGTATGCTGGCTGCGAAAGGAGTGATCGACAATGCCTAA
- the carB gene encoding carbamoyl-phosphate synthase large subunit: MPKDPRIKKVLVIGSGPIIIGQAAEFDYSGTQACRALKSEGVETILVNSNPATIMTDPDIADHVYIEPLTAEVIERIIEKEKPDAILPNLGGQMGLNLSMELARSGFLDRSGVRLLACKPDTIDRAEDRQLFKDTMEKLHQPIIPSKVVEDLDDALDFAEVIGYPVIVRPAFTMGGTGGGICEDREKLHEIATNGLRLSPIHQILVEKCISGWKEIEYEVMRDSKGNVITVCNMENLDPVGIHTGDSIVVAPSQTLSDKEYQMLRTAALDIITELGIEGGCNCQFALKPDSFEYAVIEVNPRVSRSSALASKATGYPIAKVATKIALGYTLDEITNDVTGETCACFEPALDYVVVKYPKWPFDKFVYADKSLGTQMMATGEVMAIGNNFEHAMMKAVSSTELGLDTMTLPDFEKLTNEEVIEHLHVQDSERAFCVYEALKRGVPHQTIYDITKIDWWFLDKLQHLADIEMGLKNGELTTEKYLNAKRFGFLDKTIRRLAGVDTLPEAPKAAFKMVDTCAAEFAAKTPYFYSTYDEDNEAAQFIAERSDPDKKKVLVFGSGPIRIGQGIEFDYCSVHAVWTLKQHGCEAILVNNNPETVSTDFDTGDRLYFDPLNPESVDHIIETEKPDGCLVQFGGQTAIKLAKHMDEIGLPILGTPADAIDEAEDRERFDELLERCGIPRPEGRTVFTLDEALQAAQEVGYPVLMRPSYVLGGQNMIVAYNSSDVIEYMGVITKHVDMSHPVLMDKYILGTECEVDAICDGTDYLVPGIMQQVERTGVHSGDSICVYPPTTFSQKVIDTLVDYTGRFARELKVVGLVNVQYAVQNDRVYVIEVNPRSSRTVPYISKVTGVPMVDLAVRCTLGEKLKDMGYGTGLWRDGKSPYYAVKVPVYSFLKLHGVDTMLGPEMKSTGEVLGIAPTFHEAMMKGLVAAGYQFKTPGPGSCVIISVKDSDKAEAAELAWKLHDYGYKIYGTPGTARYLNSEMVPCSVVRQMSGARPNVIDLLESGLVDYIISTSPHGRDPHRDSVKFRRKATELSIPTITAMDTARVLVDALRGDHDISQMELVDIAHLHREAASGK; the protein is encoded by the coding sequence ATGCCTAAAGACCCGCGTATCAAAAAGGTACTGGTCATCGGTTCCGGCCCCATCATCATCGGTCAGGCGGCGGAGTTCGACTACTCCGGTACCCAGGCCTGCCGTGCGCTGAAATCGGAGGGCGTCGAGACGATCCTCGTCAACTCCAACCCCGCCACCATCATGACCGACCCTGACATCGCCGATCATGTCTACATCGAGCCGCTGACCGCCGAGGTCATTGAGCGCATCATCGAGAAGGAAAAGCCCGACGCCATCCTGCCGAACCTCGGCGGCCAGATGGGCCTGAACCTCTCGATGGAGCTGGCCCGCAGCGGTTTCCTCGACCGCAGCGGCGTCCGCCTGCTGGCCTGCAAGCCTGACACGATCGACCGTGCCGAGGATCGCCAGCTGTTCAAGGACACGATGGAGAAGCTGCACCAGCCCATCATCCCCTCGAAGGTTGTGGAAGATCTGGACGACGCGCTGGATTTTGCCGAGGTCATCGGCTATCCCGTCATCGTGCGCCCCGCCTTCACGATGGGCGGCACCGGCGGCGGCATCTGCGAGGACCGCGAGAAGCTGCACGAAATTGCCACGAACGGTCTGCGCCTGTCTCCCATCCACCAGATCCTCGTTGAAAAGTGCATCTCCGGCTGGAAGGAGATCGAGTACGAGGTCATGCGCGACTCCAAGGGCAACGTCATCACGGTCTGCAACATGGAGAACCTTGACCCTGTCGGCATCCATACCGGTGACTCCATCGTTGTGGCACCCAGCCAGACCCTCTCCGACAAGGAGTACCAGATGCTGCGCACCGCCGCGCTGGACATCATCACCGAACTGGGCATCGAGGGCGGCTGCAACTGCCAGTTTGCGCTGAAGCCTGACAGCTTTGAGTATGCGGTCATCGAGGTCAACCCCCGCGTGTCCCGCTCCTCCGCGCTGGCCTCCAAGGCCACCGGCTACCCCATCGCCAAGGTTGCGACCAAGATCGCGCTGGGCTACACCCTCGATGAGATCACCAACGATGTCACCGGCGAGACCTGCGCCTGCTTTGAGCCTGCGCTCGACTATGTGGTCGTCAAGTACCCGAAGTGGCCGTTTGACAAGTTCGTCTACGCGGACAAATCCCTCGGCACCCAGATGATGGCCACCGGCGAGGTCATGGCCATCGGCAACAACTTTGAGCATGCCATGATGAAGGCCGTTTCCTCCACCGAGTTGGGTCTGGACACGATGACGCTGCCCGACTTTGAGAAGCTGACCAACGAGGAAGTCATCGAGCATCTGCATGTGCAGGATTCCGAGCGCGCCTTCTGCGTCTACGAGGCCCTCAAGCGCGGCGTGCCGCACCAGACCATCTATGACATCACCAAGATCGACTGGTGGTTCCTTGACAAGCTGCAGCATCTGGCCGACATCGAGATGGGGCTGAAGAACGGTGAGCTGACGACCGAGAAGTACCTGAACGCCAAGCGCTTCGGCTTCCTTGACAAGACCATCCGCCGTCTGGCGGGCGTGGACACCCTGCCCGAGGCCCCGAAGGCCGCCTTTAAGATGGTCGATACCTGCGCCGCAGAATTTGCCGCCAAGACGCCGTATTTCTACTCCACCTACGATGAGGACAACGAGGCCGCGCAGTTCATTGCCGAGCGCAGCGACCCCGACAAAAAGAAAGTCCTTGTCTTTGGCTCCGGCCCCATCCGCATCGGTCAGGGCATTGAGTTCGACTACTGCTCCGTCCACGCTGTCTGGACGCTCAAGCAGCACGGCTGCGAGGCCATCCTTGTCAACAACAACCCGGAGACGGTCTCCACCGACTTCGACACCGGCGACCGCCTGTATTTCGACCCGCTGAACCCCGAGAGTGTTGACCACATCATCGAGACCGAGAAGCCGGACGGCTGCCTTGTCCAGTTCGGCGGCCAGACTGCTATCAAGCTGGCCAAGCACATGGACGAGATCGGCCTGCCGATTCTCGGCACCCCTGCCGATGCCATCGACGAGGCCGAGGATCGCGAGCGCTTTGACGAGCTGCTCGAGCGCTGCGGCATCCCCCGCCCGGAGGGCCGCACTGTCTTTACGCTGGACGAGGCTTTGCAGGCGGCGCAGGAGGTCGGCTACCCGGTCCTGATGCGTCCGTCCTATGTTCTGGGCGGCCAGAACATGATCGTGGCCTACAACTCCAGCGATGTCATCGAGTACATGGGCGTCATCACGAAGCATGTTGACATGAGCCACCCCGTGCTGATGGACAAGTACATCCTCGGCACCGAGTGCGAGGTCGATGCCATCTGCGATGGTACCGATTATCTGGTGCCCGGCATCATGCAGCAGGTCGAGCGTACCGGCGTTCACTCCGGCGACTCCATCTGTGTCTACCCGCCCACGACCTTCAGCCAGAAGGTCATTGACACACTGGTCGATTACACCGGCCGCTTTGCCCGCGAGCTGAAGGTCGTGGGTCTGGTCAATGTGCAGTATGCCGTGCAGAACGACCGCGTCTATGTCATCGAGGTCAACCCCCGTTCCTCCCGTACCGTGCCCTATATCTCCAAGGTCACCGGTGTGCCGATGGTCGATCTGGCCGTGCGCTGCACGCTGGGCGAAAAGCTCAAGGATATGGGCTACGGCACCGGCCTGTGGCGCGATGGCAAGAGCCCCTACTACGCCGTCAAGGTGCCCGTCTACAGCTTCCTGAAGCTGCACGGCGTTGACACGATGCTCGGCCCTGAGATGAAGTCCACCGGCGAGGTTCTGGGCATTGCCCCGACCTTCCATGAGGCCATGATGAAGGGTCTGGTCGCCGCCGGCTACCAGTTCAAGACCCCCGGCCCCGGCTCCTGCGTGATCATCTCGGTCAAGGACAGCGACAAGGCGGAGGCCGCCGAGCTGGCGTGGAAGCTGCACGACTACGGCTACAAGATCTACGGCACCCCCGGCACGGCCCGCTACCTGAACAGCGAGATGGTGCCCTGCAGCGTTGTCCGCCAGATGAGCGGCGCACGCCCGAATGTCATTGACCTGCTGGAAAGCGGATTGGTGGATTACATCATCTCCACCAGCCCCCACGGCCGTGACCCGCACCGCGACTCCGTCAAGTTCCGCCGCAAGGCTACGGAGCTGTCCATCCCGACCATCACGGCCATGGACACCGCCCGCGTCCTCGTCGACGCCCTGCGCGGCGACCACGACATCAGCCAGATGGAGCTGGTGGATATTGCTCACCTGCACCGCGAGGCTGCAAGCGGTAAATAA
- the pyrE gene encoding orotate phosphoribosyltransferase: MAREALEVLKECEAFLEGHFLLSSGRHSGAYCQMAFLQQYPDKCAEVMAPVAEKLKELNIDVVVGPAMGGIVYAYELGRQMGKRAIFTERVDNVMTLKRFKLNPGERCIIAEDVVTTGISSLETKRVIEEAGGVCVGIACVVDRTRAEAPSPIPIVASALKLDLPNYAPEECPICKEGKLPLVHLGSRKMKEAAKQTL; encoded by the coding sequence ATGGCACGCGAAGCACTTGAAGTTTTGAAGGAATGTGAAGCATTTTTGGAGGGTCACTTCCTGCTGTCCTCCGGCCGTCACTCCGGCGCTTACTGCCAGATGGCCTTTCTGCAGCAGTACCCCGACAAGTGCGCCGAGGTCATGGCCCCGGTTGCCGAGAAGCTCAAGGAACTGAACATTGACGTCGTAGTCGGCCCCGCCATGGGCGGCATCGTCTATGCCTACGAGCTGGGCCGCCAGATGGGCAAGCGCGCCATCTTCACCGAGCGCGTGGACAATGTTATGACCCTCAAGCGCTTCAAGCTCAACCCCGGTGAGCGCTGCATCATTGCCGAGGATGTTGTCACCACCGGCATTTCCAGCCTTGAGACCAAGCGCGTCATCGAGGAGGCCGGCGGTGTCTGCGTAGGCATTGCCTGCGTTGTGGACCGCACCCGCGCCGAGGCTCCGTCCCCGATCCCCATCGTGGCCAGCGCCCTCAAGCTGGACCTGCCCAACTACGCCCCCGAGGAGTGCCCCATCTGCAAGGAGGGCAAGCTGCCTCTGGTGCATCTGGGCAGCCGCAAGATGAAGGAGGCCGCCAAGCAAACCCTGTAA